The Lucilia cuprina isolate Lc7/37 chromosome 5, ASM2204524v1, whole genome shotgun sequence genome includes a window with the following:
- the LOC111681416 gene encoding tyrosine-protein phosphatase non-receptor type 61F isoform X1 yields the protein MTSTSNSSSSASTTSSSSSSSSSTSAGVSDTNYSFADISKNSTNRVVANMSGGGDGNSNDTPPLEASTPNNIELEYKKITGDRNGWQRLYQEIREKCEREANEKHFGTIESEKPQNRCLNRYRDVNPYDHSRIIIHRGGVDYINANLVKLERAERKYILTQGPLGDTVGHFWLMVWEQKTKAILMLNKLMEKKQVKCHLYWPERKGLENALKLNEVKLIIEFLRCEEYKNFCVRWFKLTDIESNQSREIIQFHYTTWPDFGIPSSPVAFLQFLKQVRDSGALEPDVGPAVVHCSAGIGRSGTFCLVDCCLVLVDKEGVQNVSVQDVLYELRRYRMGLIQTADQLYFSYQAIIEGIKLLKDPKFIDYNEAPIVTSDDSQHHEQYIIDETPPPLPPRTHSLLPLAGSGADGILRLNLAGSQGKPLPKIPASVSFNDDLYAPDNDNTNKDALNNFINNERSSENNTSMTNRPLPPLPTQQNNSLNRVHESDSDENEYFENDDSEEDDIDDNDDDDDDDADVNNDHDEDKDNANYSKSRNKDQFNHQSHQQQQHSNATTNEQSGEYDSMELNGIETANTSGPTSPDTQLRRRKRAEHQANIEQKVNEIKRKQRENEENKQAAKKRRSLITYITAGVIVGVICVYAYSKWA from the exons ATGACTTCTACTTCAAATTCATCATCGTCAGCTtctacaacatcatcatcatcttcgtcTTCGTCGTCAACATCGGCTGGAGTAAGTGATACAAATTATAGTTTTGCTGATATTAgtaaaaattctacaaatagAGTAGTAGCCAATATGTCAGGTGGCGGCGATGGTAATAGCAATGATACTCCACCATTAGAGGCATCAACGCCCAATAATATAGAATtggaatataagaaaataacagGAGATCGTAATGGTTGGCAACGTTTATATCAG GAAATTCGCGAAAAATGTGAACGTGAAGCAAATGAAAAACATTTCGGAACAATTGAATCAGAAAAACCACAAAATCGTTGCCTGAACAGATATCGAGATGTTAACCCATATGATCATTCAAGAATTATTATACACAGAGGCGGTGTTGATTACATTAACGCTAACTTAGTAAAG CTTGAACGAGCTGAACGTAAATATATTCTAACACAAGGACCACTAGGTGATACGGTTGGACATTTCTGGTTAATGGTTTgggaacaaaaaacaaaagcaatacTGATGTTAAATAAACTGATGGAAAAGAAACAAGTTAAATGTCATTTGTATTGGCCTGAACGTAAAGGTCTAGAAAATGCTCTCAAATTGAATGAAGTTAAATTGATTATCGAATTTTTACGTtgtgaagagtacaaaaacttTTGTGTGAGATGGTTTAA ATTAACCGATATAGAATCGAATCAAAGTCGCGAAATTATACAATTCCATTATACCACCTGGCCTGACTTTGGCATTCCCAGTTCACCAGTGGCTTTTTTGCAATTCCTTAAACAAGTACGCGATTCGGGTGCTTTAGAGCCAGATGTTGGTCCTGCCGTTGTGCACTGTAGTGCTGGTATAGGTCGTTCGGGTACATTCTGTTTAGTAGATTGCTGTTTGGTTTTG gttgACAAGGAAGGTGTTCAAAATGTATCTGTACAAGATGTTTTATATGAATTGCGCAGATATCGTATGGGTCTTATACAAACCGCCGATCAATTGTATTTTTCATATCAAGCTATTATTGAAGGCATTAAATTACTTAAAGATCCG AAATTCATTGATTACAATGAAGCGCCTATTGTTACCAGTGATGATAGTCAACATCATGAGCAATATATTATAGATGAAACACCACCGCCCTTACCACCGCGCACTCATTCCCTCTTACCTTTGGCTGGCAGTGGAGCTGATGGCATTTTAAGGCTGAATTTGGCTGGTTCACAAGGTAAACCACTGCCCAAAATACCGGCCAGTGTTAGTTTTAACGATGACCTATACGCCCCCGACAATGACAACACCAACAAAGATgctcttaataattttattaataatgaaaGAAGTTCTGAAAATAATACAAGCATGACAAATCGACCACTTCCACCACTGCCAACACAACAGAATAATTCATTGAATCGTGTACACGAATCGGATAGTGATGAAAATGAATACTTTGAGAATGATGATAGTGAAGAAGACGATATTGACGataacgatgatgatgatgatgacgatgctgATGTTAACAATGATCATGATGAAGATAAGGATAATGCCAATTATAGCAAATCAAGAAATAAAGATCAATTTAATCATCAATCGCATCAGCAACAGCAACATAGTAATGCAACAACGAACGAACAAAGTGGAGAATATGATTCCATGGAATTAAATGGCATTGAGACTGCAAATACCAGTGGCCCTACAAG TCCTGACACCCAGTTACGACGTAGAAAACGTGCCGAACACCAGGCGAATATTGAACAAAAAGTTAATGAAATCAAACGAAAACAACGTGAAAACGAGGAAAACAAACAAGCGGCGAAAAAACGAAGGTCATTAATTACTTATATAACAGCAGGTGTTATTGTGGGTGTTATCTGTGTTTATGCCTATTCAAAATGggcttaa
- the LOC111681416 gene encoding tyrosine-protein phosphatase non-receptor type 61F isoform X2: protein MTSTSNSSSSASTTSSSSSSSSSTSAGVSDTNYSFADISKNSTNRVVANMSGGGDGNSNDTPPLEASTPNNIELEYKKITGDRNGWQRLYQEIREKCEREANEKHFGTIESEKPQNRCLNRYRDVNPYDHSRIIIHRGGVDYINANLVKLERAERKYILTQGPLGDTVGHFWLMVWEQKTKAILMLNKLMEKKQVKCHLYWPERKGLENALKLNEVKLIIEFLRCEEYKNFCVRWFKLTDIESNQSREIIQFHYTTWPDFGIPSSPVAFLQFLKQVRDSGALEPDVGPAVVHCSAGIGRSGTFCLVDCCLVLVDKEGVQNVSVQDVLYELRRYRMGLIQTADQLYFSYQAIIEGIKLLKDPKFIDYNEAPIVTSDDSQHHEQYIIDETPPPLPPRTHSLLPLAGSGADGILRLNLAGSQGKPLPKIPASVSFNDDLYAPDNDNTNKDALNNFINNERSSENNTSMTNRPLPPLPTQQNNSLNRVHESDSDENEYFENDDSEEDDIDDNDDDDDDDADVNNDHDEDKDNANYSKSRNKDQFNHQSHQQQQHSNATTNEQSGEYDSMELNGIETANTSGPTSPDTQLRRRKRAEHQANIEQKVNEIKRKQRENEENKQAAKKRRPTKKSK from the exons ATGACTTCTACTTCAAATTCATCATCGTCAGCTtctacaacatcatcatcatcttcgtcTTCGTCGTCAACATCGGCTGGAGTAAGTGATACAAATTATAGTTTTGCTGATATTAgtaaaaattctacaaatagAGTAGTAGCCAATATGTCAGGTGGCGGCGATGGTAATAGCAATGATACTCCACCATTAGAGGCATCAACGCCCAATAATATAGAATtggaatataagaaaataacagGAGATCGTAATGGTTGGCAACGTTTATATCAG GAAATTCGCGAAAAATGTGAACGTGAAGCAAATGAAAAACATTTCGGAACAATTGAATCAGAAAAACCACAAAATCGTTGCCTGAACAGATATCGAGATGTTAACCCATATGATCATTCAAGAATTATTATACACAGAGGCGGTGTTGATTACATTAACGCTAACTTAGTAAAG CTTGAACGAGCTGAACGTAAATATATTCTAACACAAGGACCACTAGGTGATACGGTTGGACATTTCTGGTTAATGGTTTgggaacaaaaaacaaaagcaatacTGATGTTAAATAAACTGATGGAAAAGAAACAAGTTAAATGTCATTTGTATTGGCCTGAACGTAAAGGTCTAGAAAATGCTCTCAAATTGAATGAAGTTAAATTGATTATCGAATTTTTACGTtgtgaagagtacaaaaacttTTGTGTGAGATGGTTTAA ATTAACCGATATAGAATCGAATCAAAGTCGCGAAATTATACAATTCCATTATACCACCTGGCCTGACTTTGGCATTCCCAGTTCACCAGTGGCTTTTTTGCAATTCCTTAAACAAGTACGCGATTCGGGTGCTTTAGAGCCAGATGTTGGTCCTGCCGTTGTGCACTGTAGTGCTGGTATAGGTCGTTCGGGTACATTCTGTTTAGTAGATTGCTGTTTGGTTTTG gttgACAAGGAAGGTGTTCAAAATGTATCTGTACAAGATGTTTTATATGAATTGCGCAGATATCGTATGGGTCTTATACAAACCGCCGATCAATTGTATTTTTCATATCAAGCTATTATTGAAGGCATTAAATTACTTAAAGATCCG AAATTCATTGATTACAATGAAGCGCCTATTGTTACCAGTGATGATAGTCAACATCATGAGCAATATATTATAGATGAAACACCACCGCCCTTACCACCGCGCACTCATTCCCTCTTACCTTTGGCTGGCAGTGGAGCTGATGGCATTTTAAGGCTGAATTTGGCTGGTTCACAAGGTAAACCACTGCCCAAAATACCGGCCAGTGTTAGTTTTAACGATGACCTATACGCCCCCGACAATGACAACACCAACAAAGATgctcttaataattttattaataatgaaaGAAGTTCTGAAAATAATACAAGCATGACAAATCGACCACTTCCACCACTGCCAACACAACAGAATAATTCATTGAATCGTGTACACGAATCGGATAGTGATGAAAATGAATACTTTGAGAATGATGATAGTGAAGAAGACGATATTGACGataacgatgatgatgatgatgacgatgctgATGTTAACAATGATCATGATGAAGATAAGGATAATGCCAATTATAGCAAATCAAGAAATAAAGATCAATTTAATCATCAATCGCATCAGCAACAGCAACATAGTAATGCAACAACGAACGAACAAAGTGGAGAATATGATTCCATGGAATTAAATGGCATTGAGACTGCAAATACCAGTGGCCCTACAAG TCCTGACACCCAGTTACGACGTAGAAAACGTGCCGAACACCAGGCGAATATTGAACAAAAAGTTAATGAAATCAAACGAAAACAACGTGAAAACGAGGAAAACAAACAAGCGGCGAAAAAACGAAG
- the LOC111681418 gene encoding innexin inx5, whose amino-acid sequence MYAAVKPLSKYLQFKSVHIYDIIFTLHSKCTVVILLACSFLLSAKQYFGDPIMCISDESNVEYVNSYCWTLGTYILNYYDLQMQIDTVKNMTSSSKSSIRDRGNAISEGVGPEEIGKTERVYLRYYQWIILVLLLQALVFYFPSFLWKVWEGQRLKQLCSEVGNPLVPEDTYISRSKLLVKYFTSDYRDIHFCYNARYLFCETLNFLISVLNILMLEVFLNGFWSKYVKAIAAIPSYDWTTWNVLTSRVFPKIAKCHMTKYGFSGSTTSLDILCILPLNILNEKLFAFLWIWFLAICILAGLNLIYRGMLIFNEPFRLHLLYTKLRIMPKSHVRSVIEDMSYGDWFVLFKVSSNINPVLFRDLMKELYENRNHKKSLGFNV is encoded by the exons ATGTATGCCGCCGTCAAGCCATTAtccaaatatttgcaatttaaatcAGTGCATATTTACGATATAATCTTTACACTCCACTCCAAATGCACTGTGGTCATACTGCTGGCATGTTCGTTCCTTCTGTCGGCCAAACAATATTTTGGCGATCCCATTATGTGCATAAGTGATGAATCGAATGTTGAATATGTGAATTCCTATTGCTGGACACTGGGAACGTATATTCTTAACTATTACGATTTGCAAATGCAAATAGATACAGTGAAAAATATGACAAGTAGTTCAAAAAGTTCTATTAGAGATCGGGGTAATGCTATTTCAGAAG GTGTTGGACCAGAAGAAATCGGTAAAACGGAACGTGTTTATTTGCGTTATTATCAATGGATTATATTGGTCCTACTTTTACAAGCTTTAGTATTCTATTTTCCCTCGTTTTTGTGGAAAGTATGGGAGGGTCAACGTTTAAAACAATTGTGTTCGGAAGTTG GTAATCCCCTGGTACCAGAAGACACTTATATATCAAGAAGTAAATTATTGGTTAAATATTTCACCTCCGATTACAgagatatacatttttgttataatgcacgttatttattttgtgaaactttaaattttctcaTTAGTGTTTTGAATATCTTGATGTTGGAAGTTTTTCTTAATGGCTTCTGGTCAAAGTATGTAAAAGCTATAGCCGCTATACCAAGTTATGATTGGACTACATGGAATGTTTTGACTTCACGTGTCTTTCCCAAAATTGCCAAGTGTCATATGACAAAGTATGGCTTTTCTGGTTCCACTACCTCATTGGATATACTCTGCATATTACCGTTGAACATTTTGAATGAGAAATTGTTTGCTTTCCTTTGGATATGGTTTTTAGCTATTTGTATATTGGCTGGTTTAAATTTGATATATCGTGGTATGTTGATTTTCAATGAACCCTTTCGTTTGCAtttattatacacaaaattgcGCATTATGCCCAAATCACATGTACGCAGTGTTATTGAGGATATGAGTTATGGTGATTGGTTTGTTCTATTCAAGGTTAGTTCGAATATAAATCCCGTATTATTTCGTGATCTAATGAAAGAACTTTATGAAAATCGTAATCATAAAAAATCTTTGGGTTTTAATGTttga